A stretch of DNA from Sphingomonas ginkgonis:
GCCTCGGCGAGCGCGGCCACGAGTTCGGCACGGTCACCGGCCGCCGCCGCCGCTGCGGCTGGTTCGACGCGGTGCTGGTCCGCCAGGCCGCGGCGGTCAGCGGCATTACCGGAATCGCGCTGACCAAGATCGACGTGCTCGACGGGATGGACACGGTCCGCATCTGCACCGGCTACCGGCTCGACGGCGAGCTCACCGACCACCTCCCGCCGCACGCCGCCGACCAGGCGCAGGTCGAGCCGGTCTACGAGGAGATGGACGGCTGGCGCGAGAGCACCGCCGGCGCGCGCAGCTGGGCCGAGCTCCCCGCGCAGGCGATCAAGTACATCCGCCGCGTCGAGGAGCTGATCCGCTGCCCCGTCGCGCTGGTGAGCACGAGCCCCGAGCGCGACGACACAATCCTGGTGAGAGACCCGTTTGCGGGGTGACATTCGCACGAATGTTACCGTTCGTGGAGCGATGTCGCTAACGGCCTGAACCCTGGCCAAGCTCGCGGAAAGGCCCGCGAACACTTTCGCGGAAGCGCGAGAGAAGCAGGCGAAATCCTGTCCCGCAAGGGTGGGCGAAAGGTCCGCCGTGGGAGAAGGCCGACACCGAAAAACCTCCCCGTCGCAGACGGGGAGGGCGACCGCCGCCGCAGGCGGTGGTGGAGGCGCCAGCACCGTCTGAATGAAGCGCGGCCCTTCCACCATCCCGCTGCGCGGGACGGTCCCCCTCCCCATTGCTGCGCAACGGAGAGGTATTGGATGTTCGCCCTGGGTCGTCAGCAGACACCCCGCTCCGTCTTGCTGAACTTGTTTCAGCACCTCTCCAACCAATCGCAGGAACGTGCGGAGATGGGCCCTGGAATGAGATCAGGCTGACGGGCACCGATCAGCCGCGCCGCTTGGCAAACCTCATGCTGGTCCGTTCGTAGCCGAGATGGCGGTAAAAGGCGTGGGCGGCGGTCAGCCGGTCGTTGCTGGTGATCTCGATCAGCCCGCAGTCGGCATCCCACAACCGCCGCTCCGCTTCTGCCATCAGCAGCCGGCCGAGCCCCTCCCCGCGCGCCGCCTCGGCCAGCACCAGGATCGTCACTCGCCCGACCGGCCGGTCGCGGTGGATGTGGGTCTCGACGTCGAGCCCGCACAGGCCGACCACCGCCTCGCCGAGCGTCGCCACCAGCGTCGGCGCGGCGATCGCGGCAAGGCGCTTCCTGACCTCCCCGGCGCTGGTCTCGTGGCCGAGCAGTGCGACCAGCCCGGCGATCGCCTCGGCATCGCCGGCGTCCGCCGCCCGGACGGCGGGCGCAGGAGGCGGTGGCGGTTCCGGCTCAGGTTCGGGCTCGGGCTCAGGCTCAGGCTCAGGCTTTTGCCGCGCCTTGCGCCGGGGCGCACCGGTGGAGGATCGCGGCGGAGGCGAACCCGCCTCGTCGTCGCGCTTCTTCCGCGGTCGCGAGACCAATGTCGTCTCCGCGGCTTCGATCGA
This window harbors:
- a CDS encoding GNAT family N-acetyltransferase, producing MSDDPAAEALTELARNRGLRLRRSRVRTPGKGDFGKFGLTDAAGAAVLGIGEKGLTATAAEVEAHLRGLNTQDWTRSIEAAETTLVSRPRKKRDDEAGSPPPRSSTGAPRRKARQKPEPEPEPEPEPEPEPPPPPAPAVRAADAGDAEAIAGLVALLGHETSAGEVRKRLAAIAAPTLVATLGEAVVGLCGLDVETHIHRDRPVGRVTILVLAEAARGEGLGRLLMAEAERRLWDADCGLIEITSNDRLTAAHAFYRHLGYERTSMRFAKRRG